GCACGCGCAGCGCTTCGACGCAAACGGCGATGCAGAACGTGCATCAGAGTGCCGTCAATAAGCTCGCTTCGCAAACGGCTGCCGTGTCTGGCGCGAGTGCCCCGGCAATGGTTTCGGATGCCGTGCGACGTGCCATGGTGCAGCGTGTGGCGCAGCAGGGCGTTAAAGATACGACGGTGTTGGCCGCCTTGCAGGCGATACCGCGGCATATGTTTTTAGAACCGGCCTTGAGCAGTCAAGCCTATATCGATGCCTCGCTGCCGATCGGGCATCACCAAACTATTTCACAGCCGTATATCGTCGCGCGCATGATAGAAATTATGCGTAACGGCAAATCACTCGAGCGGGTCTTGGAAATCGGCACAGGATGCGGTTATCAGGCTGCCGTGCTCGCGCTGGTGGCGGTCGATGTGTATTCGATCGAGCGTATCAAAGCCTTGCACGAATTGGCCAAACATAATCTGCGGCCGCTCAGAATCGCCAATCTCCGTCTGCATTACGGCGATGGCATGCTGGGATTGCCTCAGGTAGCCCCATTTGACGGTATCATACTGGCGGCGGCCGGCATGGAGGTGCCGCCGGCCTTGCTGATGCAACTGAAAGTGGGGGGGCGGCTGATTGCGCCGGTCGGTGGTCGCGATCAGGTCTTGCAACTGATTGAGCGGCTGACGCTTAATGATTGGCAGAGTTCGGTGGTGGAGCATTGCCATTTTGTGCCTTTGCGCGCAGGCGTCGTTTGAGTGCGCGGCCTGATTTTGCCGAAACCCAAGAATTCACGGATAAATTTGTAATGAGAATGAAAAAACTGAAGTATGTCGCTTTTCCTTTGTGGCCAACAGCCATGCTCTTGGTGCTCGGTGCCTGTACCACGCCGACCCATCGGGCCCCGGTAGTGGAGCGCGGTGCACCCGCACCCGGGAACGCGTCGGATGTTGCGCCGCCACCTAAGTTGCTACTCAAGACGCCGGAAAACACGCGCGGTTCTTACGTTGTCAAGCGCGGCGATACCTTGTATCGGATTGCCTTGGAGCACGGTCAAAGTTATAACGATCTGGTCGTCTGGAATAATCTGAGTAATCCGAACGACATCAAGGTCGATCAAGTCTTACGTGTCACTCCAGCCGAGGCGGGCAGCAGTGCCGTACAAACCACGGGTATCAATAATTCAGTACTCGAAGTGAAACCTTTGGGTGCGGCAACACAGAATAAATCTTCACCATTAGGCAACAAGCGCCCGTATTCCGATGCCAATTTGGCTGAGTTGCAAAAATCGGAATCGTCGGCTGCTGCGCCACTGGCAAAGCTCGATCCAATTATTCCGGCAAAGGCCAGTGATAAGCCTGCCGATGTCGATGCAATCG
The sequence above is drawn from the Undibacterium sp. CCC3.4 genome and encodes:
- a CDS encoding peptidoglycan DD-metalloendopeptidase family protein — protein: MKKLKYVAFPLWPTAMLLVLGACTTPTHRAPVVERGAPAPGNASDVAPPPKLLLKTPENTRGSYVVKRGDTLYRIALEHGQSYNDLVVWNNLSNPNDIKVDQVLRVTPAEAGSSAVQTTGINNSVLEVKPLGAATQNKSSPLGNKRPYSDANLAELQKSESSAAAPLAKLDPIIPAKASDKPADVDAIEWIWPVEGKLLAGFDDAKNKGLDISGKMGQDVNAAAAGKVMYAGSGIRGYGNLVIVKHSSSLLSAYAHNKTILVKEGQAISKGQKIAEMGNSDSDVIKLHFEIRLQGKPVDPVKYLPTR
- a CDS encoding protein-L-isoaspartate(D-aspartate) O-methyltransferase — protein: MITKEKRFPLTLSALGGQNKDSSAHSGTRSASTQTAMQNVHQSAVNKLASQTAAVSGASAPAMVSDAVRRAMVQRVAQQGVKDTTVLAALQAIPRHMFLEPALSSQAYIDASLPIGHHQTISQPYIVARMIEIMRNGKSLERVLEIGTGCGYQAAVLALVAVDVYSIERIKALHELAKHNLRPLRIANLRLHYGDGMLGLPQVAPFDGIILAAAGMEVPPALLMQLKVGGRLIAPVGGRDQVLQLIERLTLNDWQSSVVEHCHFVPLRAGVV